The proteins below come from a single Geobacillus thermoleovorans genomic window:
- a CDS encoding acyl-CoA dehydrogenase, whose product MNFRLSEEHEMLRKMVREFAENEVAPTAAERDEEERFDRGIFNKMAELGLTGIPWPEEYGGIGSDYLAYVIAVEELSRVCASTGVTLSAHISLASWPIYKFGNEEQKQKYLRALATGEKLGAYALSEPGAGSDVASMKTRAVKDGDHYILNGSKVWITNGGEAEIYVVFAVTDPEKRHKGISAFIVEKGTPGFSFGKKEKKLGIRSSPTTELIFEDCRIPKENLLGQEGEGFKIAMMTLDGGRNGIAAQAVGIAQGALDAAVDYAKQRVQFGKPIIEQQGVAFKLADMATAIEAARLLTYQAAWLESNGLPYGKASAMAKLFAGDTAMKVTVEAVQIFGGNGYTKDYPVERFMRDAKITQIYEGTQEIQRLVISRMLTRN is encoded by the coding sequence ATGAACTTTCGATTGAGCGAAGAACATGAAATGCTGCGAAAAATGGTGCGCGAATTTGCCGAAAATGAGGTAGCGCCGACTGCCGCTGAGCGCGACGAAGAAGAGCGGTTTGACCGCGGCATTTTCAACAAAATGGCTGAACTCGGTTTAACAGGCATTCCGTGGCCGGAAGAATACGGCGGCATTGGCAGCGATTATTTGGCCTATGTCATTGCCGTTGAGGAGCTGTCGCGCGTCTGCGCCTCGACCGGGGTGACGCTTTCCGCGCATATATCGCTCGCCAGCTGGCCGATTTACAAGTTCGGCAACGAAGAACAAAAGCAAAAGTATTTGCGCGCCTTAGCGACTGGGGAAAAACTGGGGGCATACGCTCTGTCCGAGCCGGGGGCGGGGTCGGATGTCGCCTCGATGAAAACGCGTGCGGTAAAAGACGGGGACCACTACATTTTAAACGGCTCGAAAGTATGGATCACCAACGGCGGCGAAGCGGAAATTTACGTCGTATTTGCCGTCACCGATCCGGAAAAGCGGCATAAAGGGATCAGCGCCTTTATCGTGGAAAAAGGAACGCCGGGCTTTTCGTTCGGCAAAAAGGAAAAGAAACTCGGCATTCGTTCGTCGCCGACGACGGAGCTCATTTTTGAAGACTGCCGCATTCCGAAAGAAAACTTGCTCGGTCAAGAAGGAGAAGGGTTTAAAATCGCCATGATGACGCTCGATGGCGGCCGCAACGGCATCGCCGCCCAAGCGGTCGGCATTGCCCAGGGCGCGCTGGATGCGGCGGTGGACTATGCGAAACAGCGCGTCCAGTTCGGCAAACCGATCATCGAGCAGCAAGGGGTCGCTTTCAAGCTCGCTGACATGGCGACTGCCATTGAAGCGGCGCGGCTCTTGACCTATCAAGCGGCATGGTTGGAGTCGAATGGCTTGCCGTACGGCAAAGCATCCGCCATGGCGAAACTGTTTGCCGGCGACACGGCGATGAAAGTGACGGTCGAGGCGGTGCAAATTTTCGGCGGCAACGGCTACACGAAGGACTACCCGGTCGAGCGGTTTATGCGCGACGCGAAGATTACGCAAATTTACGAAGGAACGCAAGAAATCCAACGCCTTGTCATTTCGCGCATGTTGACACGCAATTAA